A single Acidobacteriota bacterium DNA region contains:
- a CDS encoding cysteine--tRNA ligase gives MRLYNTLTRRTEDFAPLRDDTVRMYACGLTVYARGHIGNFRTFVCLDVLRRALRHVGGHGMRQVVNFTDVDDKTIAGARKAGVPLREYTDRYIAAFREDADALGIEPAEESPRATDEENLRSMVETIAALEARGHAYRSDGSVYFRISTLPGYGKLARLDHAGMQDGARIDSDEYAKDAARDFVLWKATGPDEPTWDYGVGPGRPGWHIECSAMALRLLDGSPIDIHAGGVDLIFPHHENEIAQSEGSTGEQFARFWVHVEHLLLGSDVKMSKSLGNVLNVQDVLERGHRASALRYVLLSTHYRKQLRFGWDSLAQAEEALRRLMDCLGRLESVTETAAGAPASSPAGRAAIRERVETARETFRARIADDLNTPGAIGAMFELVRDVNTAIDAGELGADDARAVREAFDRFDDVLGVIALRRREEAAPPVDVAEIERLIEQRRTARRQRDFGTADRIRDELDARGIVLEDTPAGTRWKRK, from the coding sequence CCGTCTACGCGCGCGGGCACATCGGCAACTTCCGCACCTTCGTCTGTCTCGACGTGCTGCGCCGCGCGCTGCGGCACGTGGGCGGCCACGGCATGCGGCAGGTCGTCAACTTCACGGACGTGGACGACAAGACGATTGCCGGCGCCCGCAAGGCCGGGGTCCCGTTGCGGGAGTACACCGACCGCTACATCGCGGCGTTTCGCGAGGACGCCGACGCGCTCGGCATCGAGCCGGCGGAGGAGTCGCCGCGGGCGACCGACGAAGAGAACCTGCGGTCGATGGTCGAGACCATCGCGGCGCTCGAGGCGCGGGGGCACGCCTACCGCAGCGACGGATCGGTCTACTTCCGGATCTCCACGTTGCCCGGCTACGGCAAGCTCGCGCGGCTCGATCACGCCGGCATGCAGGACGGCGCGCGGATCGACAGCGACGAGTACGCCAAGGACGCGGCCCGCGACTTCGTCCTGTGGAAGGCGACCGGACCGGACGAGCCGACCTGGGACTACGGCGTCGGCCCCGGACGCCCGGGCTGGCACATCGAGTGCTCCGCGATGGCGCTGCGCCTGCTCGACGGGTCTCCCATCGACATCCACGCCGGCGGCGTCGACCTGATCTTTCCCCACCACGAGAACGAGATCGCGCAGTCGGAGGGTTCGACGGGGGAGCAGTTCGCCCGCTTCTGGGTGCACGTCGAGCACCTGCTGCTCGGCAGCGACGTGAAGATGTCGAAGTCACTCGGCAACGTGCTCAACGTGCAGGACGTCCTCGAGCGCGGCCACCGGGCGTCGGCGCTGCGCTACGTGCTGCTGTCGACCCACTATCGCAAGCAGCTCCGTTTCGGCTGGGACAGCCTGGCGCAGGCCGAGGAGGCGTTGCGGCGGCTGATGGACTGTCTGGGGCGATTGGAGTCGGTGACCGAGACGGCCGCCGGCGCGCCCGCGTCCTCCCCGGCGGGCCGGGCAGCGATCCGCGAGCGGGTCGAGACGGCGCGCGAGACGTTCCGGGCCCGCATCGCCGACGACCTCAACACGCCCGGCGCCATCGGTGCCATGTTCGAGCTGGTCCGCGACGTCAACACGGCGATCGATGCGGGCGAGCTGGGCGCGGACGATGCGCGGGCCGTGCGTGAGGCCTTCGACCGCTTCGACGACGTGCTGGGGGTCATCGCGCTCCGGCGCCGGGAGGAGGCCGCTCCGCCGGTTGACGTGGCCGAGATCGAGCGGCTCATCGAGCAGCGTCGCACCGCGCGGCGGCAGCGGGATTTCGGCACCGCGGATCGCATTCGCGACGAGCTGGACGCGCGGGGGATCGTCCTGGAGGACACGCCCGCCG